One region of Myxococcus stipitatus genomic DNA includes:
- a CDS encoding response regulator, giving the protein MSRVLVIDDSPMLVELTVRALTAAGYQASGAQDLASLDQKLSEGPFALILMDVNMPEMFGDDVVEYLRRQKKVTSKLVLYSDISEEELAGKTRASGADGYILKSGGLEAVLGGVMNLIGAPALGVPAAVPAPAAPPAAAPPAASPAPAAATGLKAAPSTGGRKPRILIVDDSEMTARIIEADLVTKGFEVHVADTADKATKIILKKQTRPDLVLLDVRMPNVNGEQFCRFIKSNSLFKGIKVLLCSGENVEELQRICREAGADGYIPKDAVMSNLVAKELMPTGNE; this is encoded by the coding sequence ATGTCGCGCGTACTGGTCATTGACGACAGCCCGATGCTGGTGGAGCTCACCGTCCGGGCGCTGACCGCCGCAGGCTACCAGGCCAGCGGCGCCCAGGACCTGGCGAGCCTGGACCAGAAGCTCTCCGAGGGGCCGTTCGCGCTCATCCTGATGGACGTGAACATGCCGGAGATGTTCGGCGACGACGTCGTCGAGTACCTCCGACGCCAGAAGAAGGTCACCTCCAAGCTGGTGCTCTACTCGGACATCTCCGAGGAGGAGCTGGCCGGCAAGACGCGGGCGTCCGGCGCGGATGGCTACATCCTCAAGAGCGGCGGCCTGGAGGCCGTGCTCGGCGGGGTGATGAACCTCATCGGCGCTCCCGCCCTGGGCGTCCCCGCGGCCGTGCCCGCTCCGGCGGCCCCCCCCGCCGCCGCGCCCCCCGCGGCCTCCCCCGCTCCCGCGGCCGCCACGGGGCTGAAGGCCGCCCCGTCCACGGGAGGCCGCAAGCCGCGCATCCTCATCGTGGACGACAGCGAGATGACCGCGAGGATCATCGAGGCGGACCTCGTGACGAAGGGCTTCGAGGTCCACGTCGCGGACACCGCGGACAAGGCCACGAAGATCATCCTCAAGAAGCAGACGCGCCCGGACCTGGTCCTGCTGGACGTGCGCATGCCCAACGTGAACGGCGAGCAGTTCTGCCGCTTCATCAAGAGCAACAGCCTCTTCAAGGGCATCAAGGTGCTCCTGTGCTCCGGCGAGAACGTCGAGGAGCTCCAGCGCATCTGCCGCGAGGCGGGCGCGGACGGCTACATCCCCAAGGACGCCGTCATGAGCAACCTCGTCGCCAAGGAGCTGATGCCCACGGGCAACGAGTAG
- a CDS encoding polyhydroxyalkanoic acid system family protein produces the protein MGMMKFDIPHSLPKDEVKKRVEQLLQYWGTKYGVKADWQGEGARIAGKVMGIQLDASFKITDKAVEGEGTDPGMLLRSQAKSYLQKKFGSVLDPSKSLDQVKSTLD, from the coding sequence ATGGGCATGATGAAGTTCGATATCCCCCACTCCCTCCCCAAGGACGAAGTGAAGAAGCGCGTCGAGCAGCTTCTCCAGTACTGGGGCACCAAGTACGGCGTGAAGGCGGACTGGCAGGGAGAGGGCGCGCGCATCGCCGGCAAGGTGATGGGCATCCAGCTGGATGCGTCCTTCAAGATCACCGACAAGGCCGTCGAGGGCGAGGGCACGGACCCGGGCATGCTGCTGCGCAGCCAGGCCAAGTCCTACCTCCAGAAGAAGTTCGGCTCCGTGCTGGACCCGAGCAAGTCGCTGGACCAGGTGAAGAGCACCCTCGACTGA
- a CDS encoding Frizzy aggregation protein FrzB yields MNDEHGLEEQDVDILFFEIGGGVFGTDASQVLRIDRSLPEDITLPELGRLHRGNRALVFDTPEGEGHLKVDAVRGVRSIPVTQLRRMPPTTGAAPYAVGVCLDEAHTVLLIDLVETARTQGTQGRH; encoded by the coding sequence ATGAACGACGAGCACGGCCTGGAGGAGCAGGATGTGGACATCCTCTTCTTCGAGATTGGCGGGGGCGTGTTCGGCACGGATGCCTCGCAGGTGCTGCGCATCGACCGCTCGCTCCCGGAGGACATCACCCTCCCGGAGCTGGGGCGGCTGCACCGCGGCAACCGCGCGCTCGTGTTCGACACGCCCGAGGGCGAGGGCCACCTCAAGGTGGACGCCGTGCGAGGCGTCCGTTCCATTCCCGTCACCCAGCTTCGCCGCATGCCGCCCACCACGGGCGCGGCCCCCTATGCTGTCGGTGTGTGCCTGGACGAGGCCCATACCGTGCTGCTGATCGACCTGGTGGAAACCGCCAGGACCCAAGGAACGCAAGGAAGGCACTGA
- a CDS encoding radical SAM protein, protein MTSAPKLLFADPKGRVMEHPYLLATLRSGEELVPPQDKPIPLPSAGRLVHLPGRLPVGLHPETGELELVREMKVGGKTFVPNAVGALLPPGYTRTFLPGEVKGSGPVLPQWAYTAAAWGEDGPVAWAIHTDRRSHWDPERYSTPDMKALVERHMARFPDNRVLKQLKTCALLYRCFTSQNTFYVRDEAAIPASVMCNARCVGCISDQPADGPPASHERMDDGPSAEEMGAIGLFHLENAPGRTMVSFGQGCEGEPLTRWKFIAEAIRYMRARTDKGSININTNGSLTQGLEALLDAGLDAVRVSLNAATKGLYEAYYKPVKYGWEDVEASIALARERGAYLALNLLLFPGVTDREGEVKALERLVKKYKVDQVQTRPLAIDPLQYLEVARDVGAGGEPVGIRELLHRLKAARPGLIIGNFARGLEERENAAGARRR, encoded by the coding sequence ATGACGTCCGCGCCGAAGCTGCTGTTCGCCGACCCGAAGGGCCGGGTGATGGAGCATCCCTACCTGCTGGCCACGCTGCGCAGCGGCGAGGAGCTCGTCCCTCCCCAGGACAAGCCCATCCCCCTGCCGTCCGCCGGACGGCTGGTCCACCTGCCGGGCAGGCTGCCGGTGGGGCTGCACCCGGAGACGGGCGAGCTGGAGCTGGTGCGGGAGATGAAGGTGGGCGGCAAGACGTTCGTCCCCAACGCGGTGGGGGCGCTGTTGCCGCCGGGCTATACCCGTACGTTCCTGCCCGGCGAGGTGAAGGGCAGCGGGCCGGTGCTGCCGCAGTGGGCGTACACGGCGGCGGCGTGGGGCGAGGACGGCCCGGTGGCGTGGGCCATCCACACGGACCGACGCTCGCATTGGGATCCGGAGCGCTACTCCACGCCGGACATGAAGGCGCTGGTGGAGCGGCACATGGCGCGCTTCCCGGACAACCGCGTGCTCAAGCAGCTCAAGACGTGCGCGCTGCTCTACCGGTGCTTCACGTCGCAGAACACCTTCTACGTGCGGGACGAGGCGGCCATCCCCGCGTCCGTCATGTGCAACGCGCGCTGCGTGGGCTGCATCTCCGACCAGCCGGCGGATGGGCCTCCGGCGTCGCACGAGCGCATGGACGACGGTCCGTCCGCGGAGGAGATGGGCGCCATCGGCCTGTTCCACCTGGAGAACGCGCCGGGGCGCACCATGGTGAGCTTCGGCCAGGGCTGCGAGGGCGAGCCGCTCACGCGCTGGAAGTTCATCGCGGAGGCCATCCGCTACATGCGCGCGCGCACGGACAAGGGCTCCATCAACATCAACACCAACGGCAGCCTCACCCAGGGGTTGGAGGCGCTGCTCGACGCGGGGCTGGACGCGGTGCGGGTGTCGCTCAACGCGGCGACGAAGGGCCTCTACGAGGCGTACTACAAGCCGGTGAAGTACGGCTGGGAGGACGTGGAGGCGTCCATCGCGCTGGCGCGCGAGCGCGGCGCGTACCTGGCGCTCAACCTGCTCCTGTTCCCCGGCGTCACGGACCGCGAGGGCGAGGTGAAGGCGCTGGAGCGGTTGGTGAAGAAATACAAGGTGGACCAGGTGCAGACGCGCCCGTTGGCCATCGATCCGCTCCAGTACCTGGAGGTCGCGCGCGACGTGGGCGCGGGCGGGGAGCCCGTGGGCATCCGTGAGCTGCTTCATCGCCTGAAGGCGGCGCGGCCGGGGCTCATCATCGGCAACTTCGCGCGCGGCCTGGAGGAGCGGGAGAACGCGGCCGGCGCTCGGCGCCGGTGA
- a CDS encoding chemotaxis protein CheB, protein MAFRVLMVGRGLRALAARGLFDGDSLVPVGPAEVDFATALVATQRHFPDVLLVDLTGLEALEAIEQVMDGRPVPVLALHPGVLSGQEAFQAVALGALDVIERPATPGPEFWAHVARKLVLLAQVKAVRQTRFGARTPREEPPQAPYPLVAIAASLGGPKAVARVLGKIPRDFPAPIAYCQHISEGFTEGLAHWLTMETELAVKEAEHGMMMVPGAVYIAPSGSHLLVRPEGRLELDSGPPLRGFRPSCDMLLTSAGEAFGPRCIGVILTGMGRDGARGLKEIRERGGRTIAQDEETSAVWGMPREAVLLGAAQEVLPLGRIGPTLLQWVDAC, encoded by the coding sequence ATGGCGTTCCGGGTGCTCATGGTGGGCAGGGGGCTGCGCGCGCTCGCGGCCCGCGGCCTGTTCGACGGCGACTCGCTCGTCCCGGTGGGGCCCGCGGAGGTGGACTTCGCCACCGCCCTCGTCGCCACCCAGCGGCACTTCCCGGACGTGCTCCTCGTCGACCTGACGGGCCTGGAGGCGCTGGAGGCCATCGAGCAGGTGATGGATGGCCGCCCGGTGCCGGTGCTCGCGCTCCACCCGGGCGTGCTGTCCGGCCAGGAGGCCTTCCAGGCCGTGGCCCTGGGCGCCCTCGATGTCATCGAGCGCCCCGCCACGCCCGGGCCGGAGTTCTGGGCGCACGTGGCCCGCAAGCTGGTCCTGCTGGCCCAGGTGAAGGCGGTCCGCCAGACGCGGTTCGGCGCCCGCACGCCCCGCGAGGAGCCGCCGCAGGCCCCGTACCCGCTCGTGGCCATCGCCGCGTCGCTGGGCGGGCCCAAGGCCGTTGCCCGTGTGCTTGGAAAGATTCCGCGAGACTTTCCCGCGCCCATCGCCTACTGCCAGCACATCAGCGAGGGCTTCACCGAGGGGCTCGCGCACTGGTTGACGATGGAGACGGAGCTGGCGGTCAAGGAAGCGGAGCACGGCATGATGATGGTGCCCGGGGCGGTGTACATCGCTCCGTCTGGCAGTCATCTGTTGGTGCGACCCGAGGGCAGGCTGGAGCTGGACTCCGGCCCGCCGTTGAGGGGCTTCCGCCCATCGTGTGACATGCTGCTCACTTCCGCGGGTGAAGCCTTCGGCCCGCGCTGCATCGGCGTCATCCTGACGGGGATGGGCCGTGACGGGGCGCGGGGCTTGAAGGAGATCCGGGAGCGGGGGGGGCGGACCATCGCCCAGGACGAGGAGACCTCGGCCGTCTGGGGCATGCCCCGCGAGGCGGTGTTGCTCGGCGCGGCGCAGGAGGTGCTGCCGCTCGGGCGCATCGGCCCCACGCTGCTGCAGTGGGTGGACGCGTGCTGA
- a CDS encoding CheR family methyltransferase: MLNVSNKVLQQLSALLLESAGLKITPDGFHSLRLALSTRMPVLGVDEPEHYLQRLTGPGGEEELRALLPLVTVGHTEFFRDAKQFRALEQSVLPDLLARARREMRKVSVWSAGCATGEEPYSVAMVLAELGALAVEVDLWATDLNLAAVEAARQGRFNARRSAGIQPERLARFFRPVEDGHEALPTLREYIRFDGQNLAVPVFDKVALSSLDLILCRNVIIYFDLPTIRGLMDRFLSVLRPGGLLFLGYSESLFKVFDRFEMIEVDGAFVYRRPPSDRAYRPPPLRIHPYPGQESAERKPEPEPFSPAVYARPAIEPAGGRPRPAATDLSARVPGPLSGSFPAVAPLPAHSPGAPHMGSFPAVSPPAHRPAAPQPPGTFPPMPTTVPTRAPGTTGTFPSVGAPATPAPAGSPGTAAARTNDLGRPRITVQLPAVGGEGGRTRPTVEIPAVGVPARTITGEVPVQSAWPQLLPPAERLAMAVRKMTQGDFPGAISAVQRLLVDEPSDLDALLTLGNLYSLTGRIPEARDAFAQAIQREPLCVEARVFGGVAALQAGELKEARSELGKALFLEPTLAIGHYLMAQVQERSQDMDGARRSYRNAIAQLRFPQRTLAGHYPEMPDSAEAISRAARYALAALEEQPPH; this comes from the coding sequence GTGCTGAACGTGAGCAACAAGGTGCTTCAGCAGCTCTCCGCGCTCCTGCTGGAGTCCGCGGGGCTGAAGATCACCCCGGATGGGTTCCACAGCCTCCGGCTGGCGTTGTCGACGCGCATGCCGGTGCTGGGCGTGGACGAGCCGGAGCACTACCTCCAGCGGTTGACGGGCCCTGGCGGCGAGGAGGAGCTGCGCGCGCTGTTGCCGCTGGTGACGGTGGGGCACACGGAGTTCTTCCGCGACGCCAAGCAGTTCCGCGCGCTGGAGCAGAGCGTGCTGCCGGACCTGCTGGCGCGCGCGCGGCGGGAGATGCGCAAGGTCTCCGTCTGGTCCGCCGGTTGCGCCACGGGCGAGGAGCCCTACAGCGTGGCCATGGTGCTCGCGGAGCTGGGCGCGCTGGCGGTGGAGGTGGACCTGTGGGCCACCGACCTGAACCTGGCCGCGGTCGAGGCCGCGCGGCAGGGGCGCTTCAACGCGCGCCGCAGCGCCGGCATCCAGCCCGAGCGGCTGGCGCGCTTCTTCCGCCCCGTCGAGGACGGGCACGAGGCGCTGCCCACGCTGCGTGAGTACATCCGCTTCGACGGGCAGAACCTGGCCGTCCCCGTGTTCGACAAGGTGGCGTTGTCGTCGCTGGACCTCATCCTCTGCCGCAACGTCATCATCTACTTCGACCTGCCCACCATCCGCGGGTTGATGGACCGGTTCCTCAGCGTGCTGCGCCCCGGCGGGCTCTTGTTCCTGGGGTACTCGGAGAGCCTCTTCAAGGTCTTCGACCGCTTCGAGATGATCGAAGTGGACGGCGCCTTCGTGTACCGCCGTCCGCCGAGCGACAGGGCCTACCGCCCGCCGCCCCTGCGCATCCACCCGTACCCCGGCCAGGAGTCCGCGGAGCGCAAGCCGGAGCCGGAGCCCTTCTCTCCGGCCGTCTACGCGCGGCCCGCCATCGAGCCCGCGGGAGGTCGGCCCCGTCCGGCCGCGACCGACCTGTCTGCTCGCGTGCCCGGGCCGCTCAGCGGTTCGTTCCCCGCGGTGGCCCCGCTGCCCGCGCACAGCCCCGGCGCGCCGCACATGGGCAGCTTCCCCGCGGTGTCTCCTCCCGCGCACCGCCCCGCGGCGCCCCAACCGCCGGGGACGTTCCCTCCGATGCCGACGACGGTGCCGACGCGGGCCCCTGGTACGACGGGGACGTTCCCGTCCGTGGGCGCGCCCGCGACCCCGGCCCCGGCCGGCTCGCCGGGGACCGCCGCGGCCCGGACCAATGACCTGGGCCGTCCACGCATCACCGTCCAGTTGCCGGCGGTGGGGGGGGAGGGCGGCCGCACGCGGCCGACGGTGGAGATTCCCGCCGTGGGCGTGCCCGCGCGCACCATCACCGGCGAGGTGCCGGTCCAGTCCGCGTGGCCCCAGCTGCTCCCCCCCGCGGAGCGGCTGGCCATGGCCGTGCGGAAGATGACCCAGGGGGACTTCCCGGGCGCCATCTCCGCCGTGCAGCGGTTGCTCGTGGACGAGCCCAGCGACCTGGACGCGCTCCTGACGCTCGGCAATCTCTACTCGCTCACCGGTCGCATCCCGGAGGCGAGGGACGCGTTCGCCCAGGCCATCCAGCGCGAGCCGCTGTGCGTGGAGGCCCGCGTGTTCGGCGGGGTGGCGGCGCTGCAGGCCGGGGAACTGAAGGAGGCGCGCTCCGAGCTGGGCAAGGCGCTCTTCCTGGAGCCCACGCTGGCCATCGGCCACTACCTGATGGCGCAGGTGCAGGAGCGCAGCCAGGACATGGACGGGGCCCGCCGCAGCTACCGCAACGCCATCGCCCAGCTGCGCTTCCCTCAGCGCACGCTGGCGGGGCACTACCCGGAGATGCCCGACTCGGCGGAGGCCATCTCCCGCGCGGCGCGCTATGCGCTCGCCGCGCTGGAAGAGCAGCCCCCGCACTGA
- a CDS encoding chemotaxis protein CheW — translation MAPDRAVAAQARPEQEFFCFRVGDLRLGVPSENVLEVFRAGLLTPLPRTPSFIMGVTGHRGEVLPVVDLLRFLSKGEARIGPRTRLFVGITGSIVAGVVADTVLGLRRIPVADILPPPLGGDAAAEHLLGVVPGATPQDSINLLNFSKLLQTARQRAVAR, via the coding sequence ATGGCTCCGGACCGTGCCGTGGCCGCCCAGGCCCGGCCGGAGCAGGAGTTCTTCTGCTTCCGGGTGGGAGACCTGCGGCTCGGGGTGCCCAGCGAGAACGTCCTCGAGGTGTTCCGCGCCGGGCTGCTCACCCCCCTGCCGAGGACTCCTTCCTTCATCATGGGCGTCACGGGCCACCGGGGCGAGGTGCTCCCCGTCGTCGACCTGCTGCGCTTCCTCTCCAAGGGAGAGGCGCGCATCGGCCCCCGCACGCGCCTGTTCGTCGGCATCACCGGCAGCATCGTCGCCGGGGTCGTGGCGGACACGGTGCTGGGCCTGCGCCGCATCCCGGTGGCGGACATCCTCCCACCGCCGCTGGGCGGGGACGCCGCGGCCGAACACCTGCTCGGCGTCGTCCCGGGGGCCACGCCCCAGGACAGCATCAACCTGCTCAACTTCTCCAAGCTGCTGCAGACGGCGCGGCAGCGGGCGGTGGCTCGATGA
- a CDS encoding methyl-accepting chemotaxis protein, with translation MSLDTPNEKPASKARAARKAPAAKATGTPPAPQPASLKLFTDTMLQVLAGNLNARVPRELVGAGGDEMALLLNQVLDNLAASEHRKQVAAQEIDQALDALISLVREGDLSQWNTTTEDPQLGPLLEGFGKVIETLRTFVREINEAALRLSSSANQVLAASTQHETSSTEQAAAIHETTATMEELKHASAQIAENAGSVARVAEETLGAARAGRGAIGEFIQAMQQIRSDGVAVADSIAKLSKRVERIGTVVEVIDEIADRSDLLALNAALEGSRAGEAGKGFSIVAAEMRRLAENVLDSTKEIKNLITEIREATAAAAGAAEASKSATESGEKLGAVAAQAVEGILAGVQETSDAARVINLATQQQRTATEQVVASMAEIEDVTRQTTQASKQATGAAAELTQLAGRLAELIKRFKAD, from the coding sequence ATGTCCCTGGACACTCCCAACGAGAAGCCCGCGTCCAAGGCCCGCGCCGCCCGGAAGGCTCCCGCCGCCAAGGCGACGGGGACTCCTCCCGCGCCGCAGCCGGCCTCCCTCAAGCTCTTCACCGACACCATGCTCCAGGTGCTCGCGGGCAACCTGAACGCCCGCGTGCCGCGCGAACTGGTGGGCGCCGGTGGCGACGAGATGGCGCTGTTGCTCAACCAGGTGCTGGACAACCTGGCCGCCTCCGAACACCGCAAGCAGGTGGCGGCGCAGGAGATCGACCAGGCCCTGGACGCGCTCATCAGCCTGGTGCGCGAGGGCGACCTGTCCCAGTGGAACACCACCACCGAGGACCCCCAGCTGGGCCCCCTCCTCGAGGGCTTCGGCAAGGTCATCGAGACGCTGCGCACCTTCGTGCGGGAGATCAACGAGGCGGCCCTGCGGCTGTCCTCCTCCGCCAACCAGGTGCTCGCCGCCTCCACCCAGCACGAGACGTCCTCCACGGAGCAGGCGGCGGCCATCCACGAGACGACCGCCACCATGGAGGAGCTCAAGCACGCCTCCGCGCAGATCGCGGAGAACGCGGGCAGCGTGGCGCGCGTGGCCGAGGAGACGCTCGGCGCGGCGCGCGCGGGCCGGGGCGCCATCGGCGAGTTCATCCAGGCCATGCAGCAGATCCGCAGCGACGGCGTCGCGGTGGCGGACTCCATCGCCAAGCTGTCCAAGCGCGTGGAGCGCATCGGCACGGTGGTGGAGGTCATCGACGAGATCGCCGACCGCTCGGATCTGCTCGCGCTGAACGCGGCGCTGGAGGGCAGCCGCGCGGGTGAGGCGGGCAAGGGCTTCTCCATCGTCGCGGCGGAGATGCGCCGGCTGGCGGAGAACGTCCTGGACTCCACCAAGGAGATCAAGAACCTCATCACGGAGATCCGCGAGGCCACCGCCGCGGCCGCGGGCGCCGCCGAGGCGTCCAAGTCCGCCACCGAGTCCGGTGAGAAGCTGGGCGCCGTCGCGGCCCAGGCCGTCGAGGGCATCCTCGCCGGCGTCCAGGAGACGAGCGACGCGGCGCGCGTCATCAACCTCGCCACCCAGCAGCAGCGCACGGCCACCGAGCAGGTCGTGGCGTCCATGGCGGAGATCGAGGACGTGACGCGCCAGACGACGCAGGCGTCGAAGCAGGCGACGGGGGCCGCGGCGGAGCTCACGCAGCTCGCGGGCCGCCTGGCGGAGCTCATCAAGCGCTTCAAGGCCGACTAG
- a CDS encoding hybrid sensor histidine kinase/response regulator: protein MDTEALKKSLLKKFQEVTADRLQKIQLGVLDLEKETADQAADDVARELHTMKGEARMLGLAAIGQLAHAAEDVLRAEREGRTATEIATDVMLRACDVLSDLIEDLSGANTGTTASEEMVRAMAEVSGQPAPAIPGARPAAPRPTPPPMPAVDSAPVAPVAPPVAQPVVAPAAPVAAPVKAEAAPAKVEEEAPSAAKSAIADRTIRVNVEVLDSLGLLAGDLLVESARGRLRSSETEALFERFSRLGDRFLRLAEQIDISPEMRGLLDRVESDLHMLRDDAFRFVRRNDDGINTLHGNLSKMADHVAEARLVPLSTVFDAFPRAVRDMARTQAKEVDLLIENADIGVDRSMLGDVRDALVHLLRNAVDHGLESPDTRQQLGKPLMGRVRIRVRVDGDMLHIEVEDDGRGIDPERLRQVAINKRLITAVHAAALSEREAIELIFRPGFSTREQVSELSGRGVGMDVVKRKVETLGGSVGVSSRIGRGTTITLRLPQSLALMKVLLVRLGDDVYGMPAADVEAVMRVKPEDRLEIFGTLAVRHRGKPTALVALGPLLGLNGGNRFDRPPAVVVRHGEDHAALVVDGFVDEREVAVKPCGGEFLKGAPFIAGTAALEDGRIAVLLHVPDIMAEVRRMARPVTQAPAAKRLRVLLVDDSPIARATEGALVKALGHTVEEAQDGEEAYGKVQNNTYDLILTDVQMPKMDGFSLARRLKSTPAVARIPVIILSSLASPEDKRRGLDAGADAYLVKGELGVEVLAQAIDRLT, encoded by the coding sequence ATGGATACCGAGGCTCTCAAGAAATCCCTCCTGAAGAAGTTCCAGGAGGTCACGGCCGACCGGCTCCAGAAGATCCAGCTCGGCGTACTGGACCTGGAGAAGGAGACCGCGGACCAGGCCGCGGACGACGTCGCGCGCGAGCTGCACACGATGAAGGGCGAGGCCCGCATGCTGGGCCTGGCCGCCATCGGTCAGCTGGCGCACGCCGCGGAGGACGTCCTGCGCGCCGAGCGCGAGGGCCGCACGGCCACGGAGATCGCCACGGACGTCATGCTCCGTGCGTGCGACGTCCTCTCCGACCTCATCGAGGACCTGTCCGGCGCCAACACGGGCACCACCGCCAGCGAGGAGATGGTGCGCGCGATGGCGGAGGTCTCCGGGCAGCCCGCGCCCGCCATCCCCGGCGCGCGTCCGGCCGCCCCCAGGCCCACGCCCCCTCCCATGCCGGCGGTGGACTCCGCTCCGGTCGCGCCGGTGGCCCCGCCCGTGGCGCAGCCGGTCGTCGCGCCCGCGGCCCCCGTGGCCGCGCCCGTGAAGGCGGAGGCCGCGCCAGCGAAGGTGGAGGAGGAGGCGCCCAGCGCGGCCAAGTCGGCCATCGCCGACCGCACCATCCGCGTCAACGTGGAGGTGCTCGACTCGCTGGGGCTGCTGGCGGGTGACCTGCTCGTGGAGAGCGCGCGGGGACGGCTGCGCAGCTCGGAGACGGAGGCGCTCTTCGAGCGCTTCAGCCGCCTGGGGGATCGCTTCCTGCGGCTCGCGGAGCAGATCGACATCTCCCCGGAGATGCGCGGGCTACTGGACCGCGTGGAGAGCGATCTCCACATGCTGCGCGACGACGCGTTCCGCTTCGTGCGGCGCAACGACGACGGCATCAACACGCTGCACGGCAACCTGTCGAAGATGGCGGACCACGTGGCCGAGGCCCGGCTGGTGCCGCTGTCCACGGTGTTCGACGCCTTCCCGCGCGCGGTGCGGGACATGGCGCGCACGCAGGCCAAGGAAGTGGACCTGCTCATCGAGAACGCCGACATCGGCGTGGACCGGTCCATGCTGGGCGACGTGCGCGACGCGCTGGTCCACCTGCTGCGCAACGCGGTGGACCACGGCCTCGAGTCGCCGGACACGCGCCAGCAGCTCGGCAAGCCGCTGATGGGGCGCGTGCGCATCCGCGTGCGCGTCGACGGCGACATGCTCCACATCGAGGTGGAGGACGACGGGCGCGGCATCGACCCGGAGCGCCTGCGCCAGGTGGCCATCAACAAGCGGCTCATCACCGCGGTGCACGCCGCCGCGCTGTCGGAGCGCGAGGCCATCGAGCTCATCTTCCGCCCCGGCTTCTCCACGCGCGAGCAGGTCAGCGAGCTGTCCGGCCGCGGCGTGGGCATGGACGTGGTGAAGCGCAAGGTGGAGACGCTGGGCGGCTCGGTCGGCGTGTCCAGCCGCATCGGCCGTGGCACCACCATCACCCTGCGCCTGCCGCAGTCGCTCGCGTTGATGAAGGTGCTGCTGGTGCGCCTGGGCGACGACGTCTACGGCATGCCCGCCGCGGACGTGGAAGCGGTGATGCGCGTCAAGCCGGAGGACCGGCTGGAGATCTTCGGCACCCTGGCGGTGCGGCACCGGGGCAAGCCCACGGCGCTGGTGGCGCTGGGGCCGCTGCTGGGCCTCAACGGCGGCAACCGCTTCGACCGCCCACCGGCGGTGGTGGTGCGCCATGGCGAGGACCACGCGGCGCTCGTGGTGGACGGCTTCGTGGACGAGCGCGAGGTGGCGGTGAAGCCGTGCGGGGGCGAGTTCCTCAAGGGCGCGCCCTTCATCGCCGGCACCGCCGCGCTGGAGGACGGCCGCATCGCGGTGCTCCTGCACGTGCCGGACATCATGGCGGAGGTGCGCCGCATGGCCCGCCCCGTCACCCAGGCCCCCGCCGCCAAGCGCCTGCGGGTGCTGCTGGTGGACGACTCGCCCATCGCCCGGGCCACGGAGGGCGCGCTGGTCAAGGCGCTCGGCCACACGGTGGAGGAGGCGCAGGACGGCGAGGAGGCCTACGGGAAGGTGCAGAACAACACCTACGACCTCATCCTCACCGACGTGCAGATGCCGAAGATGGACGGCTTCTCGCTGGCGCGGCGGCTCAAGTCGACGCCCGCCGTGGCCCGCATCCCGGTCATCATCCTGTCATCGCTCGCCTCGCCCGAGGACAAGCGGCGTGGCCTCGACGCGGGCGCGGACGCGTACCTCGTCAAGGGGGAGCTGGGCGTGGAGGTCCTCGCGCAGGCCATCGATCGGCTGACCTGA